The proteins below are encoded in one region of Flammeovirga kamogawensis:
- a CDS encoding sulfatase family protein, producing the protein MKLLIAVLSVLLYCNITFAQSKKPNIILFFADDFGYGSTNIYGASKDLIQTPHINQLAEEGIHFTNAFTTGSVCSPTRYGLLTGEYSWRTSLQKGVVNTKDACLIDRNTKTLPSYLQGLGYNTAAIGKWHLGYKNERFKNLLGTIENGPNDHGFDYNFTVPNNLDDIHKIYIENNKIYGLRSDKIAAYGGSFYGNQYVGYDAPQRVTEQVMNDLTNKSIEWLSSIDKNEPFFLYFSSVAVHHPITPSPEMRGKSNAGAYGDFIQDIDRCLGVLIDYLEKNGLRENTMIIFASDNGGDIPNKKKVMPENFAINKGLKINGDYKGDKHTIWEGGFRIPMIINHPNNIKKGMQSDAIVSTVDFYAFIGEYLNNGKEIDKNYAIDSHSFYKVIKQPNKKYTRAPLIHRDVKGRKAVRDGHWKFIEAKNTASKNENLHAQLFNLEEDFKEENNIIDKHPKKAAELKAYLTAAKEEGTRLFIYK; encoded by the coding sequence ATGAAATTATTAATTGCTGTACTAAGTGTACTACTTTACTGTAACATTACCTTTGCTCAAAGCAAAAAGCCAAATATTATTTTATTTTTTGCAGATGACTTTGGCTACGGATCCACTAATATTTATGGTGCATCTAAAGATCTCATTCAAACTCCTCATATTAATCAATTGGCTGAAGAAGGAATTCATTTCACGAATGCTTTTACAACAGGTTCTGTTTGCTCTCCTACAAGGTATGGTTTGCTTACAGGAGAATATTCATGGAGAACAAGTCTTCAAAAAGGAGTTGTTAATACTAAAGACGCTTGTTTAATTGATCGTAATACAAAAACACTTCCGTCCTATCTACAAGGTTTAGGATATAATACAGCTGCAATAGGTAAATGGCATTTAGGTTATAAAAATGAAAGGTTTAAAAATCTCTTAGGAACAATTGAAAATGGGCCGAATGACCATGGTTTTGATTACAATTTTACAGTTCCTAATAATCTAGATGATATCCATAAAATTTATATTGAGAATAATAAAATATATGGATTACGCTCTGATAAAATAGCGGCTTATGGTGGTTCTTTTTACGGAAATCAATATGTAGGATATGACGCACCACAAAGAGTTACTGAACAAGTAATGAATGACCTTACTAATAAATCCATTGAATGGTTATCATCTATAGATAAAAATGAGCCTTTCTTTTTGTACTTTTCTTCTGTAGCCGTACACCACCCTATTACACCAAGTCCAGAAATGAGAGGAAAAAGTAATGCAGGTGCTTATGGCGATTTCATTCAAGATATTGATAGATGCTTAGGTGTTTTAATTGATTATTTAGAAAAAAATGGGTTAAGAGAAAATACAATGATTATTTTTGCAAGTGATAATGGTGGAGATATTCCTAATAAGAAAAAAGTAATGCCTGAAAATTTTGCCATAAATAAAGGCTTAAAAATTAATGGTGACTATAAAGGTGACAAACATACAATTTGGGAGGGTGGTTTTAGAATTCCTATGATTATTAATCATCCTAACAATATAAAAAAAGGGATGCAATCTGATGCTATAGTAAGCACTGTAGACTTTTATGCATTCATTGGTGAATACCTTAACAATGGGAAAGAAATTGATAAAAATTATGCTATTGATAGCCATAGCTTTTATAAGGTAATCAAACAGCCGAATAAAAAATATACGAGAGCCCCACTTATTCACAGAGATGTAAAAGGTAGAAAAGCAGTGAGAGATGGACATTGGAAATTCATAGAGGCAAAAAATACAGCATCGAAAAATGAAAATTTACATGCTCAATTATTCAATCTTGAAGAAGATTTTAAAGAAGAAAATAATATTATTGATAAACACCCCAAAAAAGCTGCTGAATTAAAAGCTTACTTAACAGCTGCAAAAGAAGAAGGTACTAGGTTATTTATCTACAAATAA
- a CDS encoding glycoside hydrolase family 71/99-like protein: MKLYKFYALLVIGLTGLVLLFSFNKKKKEKINYPSYKGLVMCGYQGWFRAPGDGGYRGWGHFGKGTAFDSEHITIDMWPEMSEYKMQYPTSFINEDGAKAKIFSSLDASTTDLHFKWMKEYGIDGVFMQRFYQNTKHEKKRGELTEILSNAFDAANKYNRAIAVMYDLSGLKKQESCYETLVKDWKALIDEFQFYNGKNKKNYLHHNGKPLVSIWGLGFIDRSYSIQSSEIEKFIDFLKNDPKYGGFSVMIGVPTHFRKLNNDCLPDPALHDIIKKVDVVQPWLVGRFKMKQLDNDVYSKQISQDVAWCKKNGVDYVPTVYPGFTWYNLQRMNGVNADERNPSLNAIPRAKGEFLNKQIDIALNKGSEMLYVAMFDEIDEGTAIMKVTNTPPVNGTFVDYEGLPSDHYLKIVGQAGKRLKTQNQ, translated from the coding sequence ATGAAATTATATAAATTTTATGCTCTTTTAGTAATTGGTCTTACAGGACTTGTATTACTATTTAGTTTTAATAAAAAGAAGAAAGAAAAAATAAATTACCCTTCTTATAAAGGGCTTGTGATGTGTGGTTATCAAGGATGGTTTAGGGCCCCTGGCGATGGAGGATATAGAGGCTGGGGGCACTTTGGTAAAGGTACAGCTTTTGATTCTGAACATATAACTATTGATATGTGGCCAGAAATGTCAGAATATAAAATGCAATACCCTACATCATTTATAAATGAAGATGGAGCTAAAGCAAAAATATTTAGTTCATTAGATGCGTCAACTACAGATTTGCATTTTAAATGGATGAAAGAATATGGTATAGATGGAGTATTTATGCAACGTTTTTATCAGAACACTAAGCATGAAAAGAAAAGGGGTGAGCTCACAGAAATTCTTAGTAATGCTTTTGATGCAGCAAATAAATATAACAGAGCAATTGCTGTAATGTATGATTTATCTGGGTTAAAAAAACAAGAAAGTTGTTACGAAACTTTGGTAAAAGATTGGAAAGCCTTAATTGATGAATTTCAATTTTATAATGGGAAAAATAAGAAGAATTATTTACACCATAATGGAAAGCCTTTAGTTTCAATTTGGGGCTTAGGGTTTATAGACCGAAGTTATTCTATTCAAAGTAGTGAAATTGAAAAATTCATTGATTTTCTAAAGAATGATCCTAAATATGGAGGTTTTTCTGTAATGATAGGAGTACCCACTCATTTTAGAAAATTAAATAATGATTGCCTTCCTGATCCAGCTTTGCATGATATTATTAAAAAGGTAGATGTTGTTCAACCTTGGCTTGTGGGACGTTTTAAAATGAAACAATTAGATAATGATGTGTATTCAAAACAAATTAGTCAAGATGTAGCATGGTGTAAAAAAAATGGAGTGGATTATGTTCCTACTGTTTACCCTGGTTTTACGTGGTATAACCTTCAAAGAATGAACGGTGTTAATGCTGATGAAAGAAATCCATCTTTGAATGCTATCCCTAGAGCGAAAGGTGAGTTTTTAAACAAACAAATTGATATTGCTTTAAACAAAGGATCAGAAATGTTATATGTAGCAATGTTTGATGAAATTGATGAAGGAACAGCGATTATGAAAGTAACAAATACTCCTCCTGTTAATGGCACTTTTGTAGATTATGAAGGGTTACCATCTGATCATTATTTAAAAATTGTTGGACAAGCAGGTAAAAGACTTAAAACACAGAATCAATAG
- a CDS encoding flavin reductase family protein, producing MKLSELLNIVLVVILIGVIIKYNYDVSDNQKIAKELINSEAVVDSLHIKKSVGKRPYLFPMPIGVIGSYDSSGTPNIMAASWIGIVNSKPLSIGVSLRPATYTYKNVMRTKSFTVNIANEKLISYIDWVGHYSGKDMNKFEKLSLTPVRSKLVDAPYVNEFPVVLECKVVNITNLGKHTHFVGEIMDVKVDTALLKDDNKNLIDIYKLRPVMTGQGSGYFGIGQHLGRGGKVYQRLNIIP from the coding sequence ATGAAACTAAGTGAATTATTAAACATTGTATTAGTAGTTATTCTTATAGGAGTAATAATTAAATACAATTACGATGTAAGTGATAACCAAAAAATAGCTAAGGAGTTAATAAATTCTGAAGCAGTGGTAGACTCTCTACATATAAAAAAGTCTGTGGGTAAACGACCTTATTTGTTTCCAATGCCAATTGGAGTAATAGGTTCTTATGATAGTAGTGGTACACCCAATATTATGGCAGCATCGTGGATTGGTATAGTAAACTCAAAACCATTAAGTATTGGAGTGTCATTACGTCCTGCAACGTATACCTATAAAAATGTGATGAGAACAAAATCATTTACAGTAAACATTGCCAATGAAAAACTGATTTCATATATAGATTGGGTAGGGCACTACTCGGGAAAAGATATGAATAAATTTGAGAAATTATCTTTAACTCCAGTTCGCTCAAAATTGGTTGATGCACCTTATGTAAATGAGTTTCCAGTAGTTTTAGAATGTAAGGTGGTAAACATTACAAATTTGGGAAAACATACTCATTTTGTAGGTGAAATTATGGATGTGAAAGTAGATACTGCTTTACTAAAAGATGATAATAAAAATTTAATAGATATCTATAAATTAAGACCTGTTATGACTGGGCAGGGAAGTGGGTATTTTGGTATAGGACAACATTTAGGTAGAGGAGGAAAAGTTTATCAGAGATTAAATATTATTCCTTAA
- a CDS encoding InlB B-repeat-containing protein translates to MMKKLLLRTLLLATMMGLNITWSAFANTDKYRLTLRDDPATTITIAWNQISGSDPIVYFDTNDHGTDYSAYTMNKTVDRSIEYKGMSNQFARLTGLQPNTAYYFVIKDSEGTSERYWFKTAPSSSSERLSFIAGGDSRNNREPRQNGNRIVARLRPHAVFFGGDMTSAGTDEQWQDWFDDWQLTIGNDGRIVPIVAARGNHESSNSMVYDLFDTPSTDIYYGLTFGTDLLRVYTLNTEMSITGDQTTWLANDLAANSNVTWKSAQYHKPMRPHVSGKTEGNTHYSSWANIFYQNNVKLVVECDAHTVKTTWPVKPTTESGNEEGFVRDDVSGTVYTGEGCWGAPLRSNNDNKSWTRDSGMFNQVKWIFVDQSKIEIRTIKVDNATSVETVNDSNIFSAPANLDIWSPSNGPVVTITNTVGLPDINLISPEDQGYYSTPTTLTLAASAMDTDGSVAKVEFYINDNSIGLDTSSPYEIDYLIPADGNYSFYAIVEDNDGNTIKSETRSFKVGIVDNILNVRVIADEDDAEEAEDGMVDISSSDLELVYDPHESAGNQKVGLRFKNLDIPQGATITEAYIQFTADEDKNETGSLSIYGQFANMPAPFTTTLNDISSRPKTTASVVWSPENWLTVGEAGSAQRTPDLQNIAQEIVNRPGWNAGHMVFIFEGNGRRVAESYKGSSTAAPQLVISYKEKYTLSVNATNGSVTTSPEQDTFDQGSEVILTAVPNSDYEFSGWSDDALGTQNPLTITMDSNKNITANFTEIPTGTTITIGVFKGNDDAQEAANGVIDISSTSLDLGDQIVGVRFRDIDIPQGATINDAYIQFTTDEVINAEGTLSIQAQFANKPSVFTTALNDISSRPKTTASVNWTPEDWTVAEEASTAQRTPNLKSIVQEIVNRSAWNLGHMAFIFQGNGHRVAKSYNGSSTSAPQLIVTYDSNTNSRVSLTESPTVSNNMSVYPNPIGEIVNFEFDTVIPELITITFYDISGRVALVNNISSKLGHNKIVIETATLKSGNYTVHIVGDGISEAVKLIK, encoded by the coding sequence ATGATGAAAAAATTACTTCTACGCACACTACTATTGGCAACCATGATGGGTCTAAACATCACATGGAGTGCTTTTGCTAACACAGACAAATATCGTCTTACTTTAAGAGACGATCCAGCAACTACAATTACAATTGCTTGGAATCAAATTTCAGGTAGTGATCCAATTGTATACTTCGATACAAATGATCATGGTACAGATTATAGTGCGTATACCATGAATAAAACTGTAGATAGATCTATAGAATACAAAGGTATGAGTAATCAATTTGCTCGTTTAACAGGTTTACAACCAAATACTGCCTACTATTTTGTCATCAAGGATAGTGAAGGAACAAGTGAACGCTATTGGTTTAAAACTGCTCCTTCTTCCTCTTCTGAACGTCTTTCTTTTATTGCTGGAGGTGATTCTAGAAACAACAGAGAACCACGTCAAAATGGTAACCGTATTGTAGCTCGTCTTCGTCCACACGCTGTATTTTTTGGCGGTGATATGACTTCTGCTGGTACAGATGAGCAATGGCAAGATTGGTTTGATGATTGGCAATTAACTATTGGAAATGATGGTCGTATCGTACCAATTGTAGCTGCACGTGGTAATCACGAAAGCTCAAATAGCATGGTCTATGATTTATTTGACACACCTTCTACTGATATTTATTACGGTCTTACTTTCGGAACAGACTTATTGAGAGTTTACACACTAAATACAGAAATGTCAATTACTGGTGATCAAACAACTTGGTTAGCCAATGATTTAGCAGCTAATTCAAATGTTACTTGGAAATCTGCACAATACCATAAACCAATGAGACCTCACGTTAGTGGTAAAACAGAAGGAAATACACACTATAGCAGTTGGGCTAATATATTTTACCAAAACAATGTAAAACTAGTAGTAGAATGTGATGCTCATACCGTTAAAACAACATGGCCAGTAAAACCTACTACAGAAAGTGGGAACGAAGAAGGTTTTGTTAGAGATGACGTTAGTGGAACAGTTTACACAGGAGAAGGTTGTTGGGGTGCTCCATTACGCTCTAATAATGATAATAAATCATGGACTAGAGATAGTGGTATGTTCAACCAAGTGAAATGGATATTTGTTGATCAATCAAAAATAGAAATTCGAACAATTAAAGTAGATAACGCTACAAGTGTAGAGACAGTTAATGATAGTAATATATTTTCTGCTCCAGCAAATTTAGACATTTGGTCTCCATCAAATGGACCCGTAGTTACCATTACAAACACAGTTGGACTTCCAGATATCAATTTAATTTCTCCTGAAGACCAAGGGTACTACAGTACACCAACAACACTTACATTAGCTGCTTCAGCAATGGATACTGATGGTAGTGTAGCAAAAGTAGAATTCTATATTAATGATAATTCTATAGGCTTAGATACATCATCTCCTTATGAAATTGATTATTTAATTCCTGCAGATGGCAACTATTCTTTCTATGCAATAGTAGAAGATAATGATGGAAACACTATAAAATCTGAGACAAGATCTTTTAAAGTAGGTATTGTTGATAACATATTAAATGTTCGGGTAATTGCTGATGAAGATGATGCAGAAGAAGCCGAAGATGGAATGGTTGATATTAGCAGTTCAGATTTAGAATTGGTTTATGATCCACATGAATCAGCTGGGAATCAAAAGGTAGGACTCCGATTTAAAAATTTAGATATACCTCAGGGTGCAACTATCACAGAAGCCTACATTCAGTTTACTGCCGATGAAGATAAAAACGAAACTGGATCCCTTTCTATCTATGGTCAATTTGCCAATATGCCTGCCCCTTTTACAACTACATTAAATGATATTTCATCAAGACCAAAAACAACGGCGTCTGTGGTTTGGTCACCAGAAAATTGGTTAACAGTTGGAGAAGCAGGTTCAGCACAAAGAACGCCAGACCTTCAAAATATTGCACAAGAAATTGTCAATAGACCCGGTTGGAATGCTGGCCATATGGTATTCATTTTCGAAGGTAACGGACGTAGAGTTGCTGAATCATATAAGGGCTCTAGTACTGCTGCCCCACAATTGGTTATTTCTTATAAAGAAAAATATACATTATCGGTCAATGCTACTAATGGTAGTGTAACAACATCTCCAGAGCAAGATACATTTGATCAGGGTTCAGAAGTGATTTTAACCGCTGTTCCTAATTCTGATTATGAATTTAGCGGATGGTCAGATGATGCTTTAGGTACTCAAAATCCGTTAACGATTACAATGGATTCTAATAAGAATATTACAGCAAACTTTACTGAAATTCCAACAGGCACTACTATTACAATAGGTGTTTTTAAAGGAAATGATGATGCACAAGAAGCAGCAAATGGTGTGATAGATATAAGCAGTACTTCTTTAGATTTAGGTGATCAAATTGTAGGTGTTCGTTTCAGAGATATAGATATACCACAAGGTGCTACTATCAACGATGCATACATTCAATTTACTACTGATGAGGTGATAAATGCTGAAGGTACACTTTCTATTCAAGCACAATTTGCCAATAAACCAAGTGTTTTCACTACTGCATTAAATGATATTTCATCAAGACCAAAAACAACGGCGTCTGTTAATTGGACTCCTGAAGATTGGACCGTTGCGGAAGAAGCAAGCACTGCACAAAGAACGCCAAATCTTAAATCTATTGTTCAAGAAATAGTAAATAGATCTGCATGGAATTTGGGACATATGGCTTTTATCTTCCAAGGAAATGGCCACAGAGTTGCCAAGTCTTATAACGGATCAAGTACATCTGCACCTCAGCTTATTGTAACCTACGATAGTAATACGAACTCAAGAGTGTCCCTCACTGAATCACCTACAGTGTCAAATAATATGTCAGTTTATCCTAACCCAATTGGAGAGATTGTCAACTTTGAATTTGATACAGTGATTCCAGAACTCATAACAATTACTTTTTATGATATATCAGGCAGAGTTGCTTTAGTTAATAATATCTCTTCAAAGTTAGGTCATAACAAGATTGTTATAGAAACAGCAACATTAAAGTCTGGAAATTATACAGTCCATATTGTTGGTGATGGAATTTCTGAAGCTGTAAAACTCATTAAATAA
- a CDS encoding sulfatase-like hydrolase/transferase, producing MKRIITLLALLFVSANVFCSNPPKKKKKTNLLFIITDQQQYKALGLAGNKVLKTPNLDRLGESGAYFVNAYSACAVCGPARSSILTGRTVENTGVNTNDKTYYYKKEKVMQHPTFDEILKKEGYTCEYYGKWHAMANKADVYSNPTKYAKNGKYAFDHGGQSFFYQDWLKESLEKRALENGEHIDRFTKRPYTPDPIDVFFGHDYKDIKDIKKSQPNFHGRSNIPKEFTMTAFQGQQTLDALDRLKNKTFSLTCSFHYPHAPMIVPEPFYSMYKTEDMTPPESINDDMSNSPYVRANGRKNLPEYSDPEKIKYMISNYYGLITEVDFWIGEILDKVEELGLAENTLIVFTSDHGEMLGAHGLREKNVFYEESTHIPLLMRLPNVIEENSTIDGYVSHIDIFPTILDYLEVDAPDSDGKSLKDMINGEEHEYGEYVVTEWNYRGDVSPNYMIVKDGWKLMVPYSVESKVINVLYNLNDDPNEMNNLLGKNPDQAKYNDKAEELRTALLEWLENHDSKFYDGVKNRELVRNI from the coding sequence ATGAAAAGAATTATAACTTTATTAGCATTACTATTTGTATCAGCAAATGTTTTTTGTTCTAATCCTCCTAAGAAGAAGAAGAAAACAAACTTGTTATTTATTATAACAGACCAACAACAATATAAGGCCCTAGGATTGGCAGGTAATAAAGTATTAAAAACACCGAACTTAGATAGATTAGGTGAAAGTGGAGCTTACTTTGTAAATGCGTATTCTGCATGTGCTGTATGTGGGCCTGCTCGTTCTTCTATTCTAACAGGAAGAACAGTTGAAAATACTGGTGTAAATACCAATGACAAAACCTACTACTATAAAAAAGAAAAAGTAATGCAACACCCTACTTTTGATGAAATACTTAAGAAAGAAGGGTACACTTGTGAGTATTATGGCAAGTGGCATGCAATGGCAAACAAAGCAGATGTATATAGCAACCCTACTAAGTATGCTAAAAATGGTAAATATGCATTCGATCATGGAGGGCAAAGTTTTTTCTATCAAGATTGGTTAAAAGAAAGCTTAGAAAAAAGAGCTTTAGAAAATGGAGAACATATAGATAGATTTACAAAAAGACCTTATACTCCAGACCCTATTGATGTGTTCTTCGGACATGACTATAAAGATATAAAAGACATAAAAAAGTCTCAACCAAACTTTCATGGGAGATCAAATATTCCGAAAGAATTTACAATGACTGCTTTTCAGGGACAGCAAACTCTTGATGCTTTAGATAGATTAAAGAACAAAACATTTAGTTTAACTTGTTCTTTCCATTATCCACATGCTCCAATGATTGTACCTGAACCTTTCTACAGCATGTATAAAACAGAAGACATGACGCCTCCTGAAAGTATTAATGATGACATGTCTAACTCTCCTTATGTTAGGGCAAATGGACGTAAAAATCTTCCAGAATATTCTGATCCAGAAAAGATTAAATATATGATTTCTAATTATTATGGGTTGATTACTGAAGTCGACTTTTGGATTGGTGAGATTTTAGACAAAGTTGAAGAGTTAGGATTGGCTGAAAATACTTTAATAGTTTTCACAAGTGATCATGGCGAAATGTTAGGAGCACATGGCTTAAGAGAGAAAAATGTATTCTATGAAGAATCTACTCATATTCCATTATTAATGCGTTTACCTAATGTAATCGAAGAAAATTCTACAATAGATGGTTATGTTTCTCACATAGATATCTTCCCTACTATTCTTGACTATTTAGAAGTTGATGCTCCAGACAGTGATGGTAAAAGTTTAAAAGATATGATTAATGGCGAAGAGCATGAATATGGAGAGTATGTAGTTACAGAATGGAATTACCGCGGAGATGTTTCTCCTAATTATATGATTGTTAAAGATGGTTGGAAATTAATGGTTCCTTATTCTGTTGAATCAAAGGTTATTAATGTATTATATAATCTTAATGATGATCCAAATGAAATGAATAACCTTTTAGGAAAAAACCCAGATCAGGCAAAATATAATGATAAAGCTGAAGAGTTAAGAACAGCATTATTAGAATGGTTAGAAAACCATGATTCTAAATTTTATGATGGTGTAAAAAACCGAGAGTTAGTTAGAAATATTTAA
- a CDS encoding sulfatase family protein encodes MGKLKRYILSFFLLFISSTLLGQGKPNIVFFLVDDMSPFPMGKSEKNETRTFGFCGENHVLTPVIDSLASNGMIFTNAYVSSSVCSPSRYTTLTGRYAGKCEGDEFMRLHPIGKTTRVENNTELEKDKFNVAKTLQKNGYRTGFVGKSHIMEHRKLKDKDLEKNGFKTYAKGDDIKTPTVSEAMQFNHDKWVEIVKEYGFDYANAIYQGNLRELYNTDANVHNLEWTTSAAMKFIDESKKREQPFFLYFSTTVPHGPQPWLKKEGKYIHGLDADPNITSAGYKEIDYSFMPSRKEIKKEVEANKNLRENQAWIRWFDRSVEAIVKQLKEKGIYENTLIVITSDHGTYHYGKTTLYENGVKVPLMMHYPKGIKKGSKFKGMVQNIDYAPTLLELAGIKINADIELDGSSLLPTFTDQNVKIHDYLFFELGFARGVLADNWKYISVRYTPEIQDKIAKGEKFKGFKGELINVPYYTRNGHLGHYSSLHNPLYFEPDQLFNLTSDPTEKENIYSSNTKKAKELKEILKMKLKEFPNRSYGEFVTLENQ; translated from the coding sequence ATGGGAAAACTGAAGAGATATATTCTTTCATTTTTTTTACTTTTCATTTCATCTACTTTATTAGGACAAGGTAAACCAAATATTGTGTTCTTTTTAGTAGATGACATGAGCCCTTTTCCTATGGGAAAAAGTGAAAAAAATGAAACAAGAACATTTGGTTTTTGTGGTGAAAATCATGTCTTAACACCCGTTATAGACAGCCTTGCCTCCAATGGGATGATTTTTACAAATGCTTATGTTTCTTCTTCTGTTTGTTCACCAAGCCGATATACTACGTTGACTGGTAGATATGCAGGAAAGTGTGAAGGAGATGAATTTATGCGTTTGCATCCTATTGGAAAAACCACAAGGGTTGAAAATAATACAGAACTTGAAAAAGATAAATTTAATGTAGCCAAAACGCTACAAAAAAATGGTTATAGAACAGGTTTTGTAGGAAAGTCACACATTATGGAGCACCGTAAGTTGAAAGATAAAGACCTTGAAAAAAATGGTTTTAAAACGTATGCTAAAGGTGATGACATCAAGACTCCAACTGTTTCTGAAGCCATGCAATTCAATCATGATAAATGGGTAGAGATTGTGAAAGAATACGGTTTTGATTATGCTAATGCTATCTATCAGGGTAATCTCCGTGAACTTTATAATACAGATGCTAATGTACATAATCTTGAATGGACAACAAGTGCCGCAATGAAATTTATTGATGAAAGTAAGAAAAGGGAACAACCTTTCTTTTTATACTTTTCCACCACTGTACCGCATGGGCCTCAACCTTGGTTAAAAAAAGAAGGGAAATATATACATGGTTTAGATGCTGACCCTAACATTACAAGTGCTGGGTATAAAGAAATAGATTATTCGTTTATGCCTTCTCGTAAGGAGATAAAGAAAGAAGTGGAAGCTAATAAAAATCTACGTGAAAATCAGGCTTGGATAAGATGGTTTGACAGAAGTGTTGAAGCAATTGTAAAACAACTAAAAGAAAAAGGCATTTATGAAAATACACTGATTGTAATTACGTCTGATCATGGTACATACCATTATGGAAAAACTACTCTTTATGAAAATGGTGTAAAAGTACCTTTAATGATGCATTATCCGAAGGGTATTAAGAAAGGAAGCAAATTTAAAGGAATGGTTCAAAATATAGATTATGCACCTACTTTATTAGAATTAGCCGGTATAAAAATAAACGCAGATATAGAATTAGACGGAAGTAGTCTTCTACCTACTTTTACAGATCAAAATGTGAAAATTCATGACTATCTTTTCTTTGAGCTCGGTTTTGCTAGAGGAGTTTTAGCAGACAATTGGAAGTATATTTCGGTAAGGTATACACCTGAAATTCAAGATAAAATTGCTAAAGGAGAAAAATTTAAAGGGTTTAAAGGAGAATTGATTAATGTACCCTATTATACTAGAAATGGACATTTAGGGCATTATTCAAGTCTACATAACCCACTTTACTTTGAACCGGATCAATTGTTTAATTTAACAAGTGATCCTACAGAAAAAGAAAATATATATTCTTCTAATACTAAAAAGGCAAAAGAACTTAAGGAAATATTAAAAATGAAATTAAAAGAATTTCCCAATCGATCTTATGGAGAATTTGTAACATTAGAAAATCAATAA
- a CDS encoding FMN-binding protein, with protein MKAVIKNKKVISKPSNKVTKKNNNLTFYNLYRIMLLTLLVVAIGFSGGWDLSFSKGNKVEKNVIVSQHHFEKIFKQAKFFTKNKNDKYVIYNKHKDIIGYAISTHDYASDVKGFAGEVPILIGFDNDSTIQNMTLLQNNESDEYMEYIIDEKLLDSWNGLKFDRAQLLDVDGITSATETSEAMIKTVHVTLSEITGIPLHQKQLGWKTILQFSLSFFTILFGLLVCFYKPMKGYRTSLLIMVVIVLGFMYQKMLSISLIHGWIINGISIESNIISFLLIALSVILPLTTKKQFYCHYMCPFGAAQELVGKISPFQKRNLKWLKFGNIPIQTVVSIFLIACIIIGYYPELSYVEPFPSFSIKIVSFWMLGFGALFLGLSLFYSKPWCKICPTGFVIDNCKKKTSRDIKDYKII; from the coding sequence ATGAAAGCTGTAATTAAAAATAAAAAAGTAATTAGTAAGCCTTCTAATAAGGTAACTAAAAAGAACAATAACCTTACTTTTTATAATTTATATAGAATAATGCTACTCACTCTATTAGTAGTAGCTATAGGTTTTTCAGGGGGATGGGATTTATCATTCTCTAAAGGGAATAAAGTTGAAAAGAATGTGATTGTTTCTCAACATCATTTTGAGAAAATATTTAAGCAAGCAAAATTTTTCACGAAAAATAAAAACGATAAATATGTCATTTATAATAAACATAAAGACATTATTGGATATGCTATTTCAACACATGATTACGCTAGCGATGTAAAAGGTTTTGCTGGAGAAGTACCAATACTTATCGGTTTTGATAATGACTCTACTATTCAGAATATGACTCTTCTTCAAAATAATGAGTCAGATGAATATATGGAATATATAATTGATGAAAAACTATTAGATAGTTGGAATGGGTTGAAATTTGACCGTGCTCAGCTTCTGGATGTAGATGGTATTACATCTGCTACAGAAACTAGTGAAGCAATGATAAAAACAGTGCATGTAACATTATCAGAAATTACAGGTATACCGTTACATCAAAAACAACTGGGATGGAAAACAATCTTACAATTTTCACTTTCATTCTTTACTATATTATTTGGGCTTTTGGTGTGTTTTTATAAACCAATGAAAGGTTATAGAACATCATTATTAATAATGGTGGTAATTGTTTTAGGTTTTATGTACCAGAAAATGTTGTCTATTTCTTTAATTCATGGTTGGATAATAAATGGTATTTCTATAGAATCAAATATTATTTCTTTCTTACTTATTGCTTTATCGGTTATACTACCTTTAACCACAAAAAAACAATTCTATTGCCATTATATGTGTCCTTTTGGAGCAGCACAAGAGTTAGTAGGAAAAATTTCTCCTTTTCAAAAGAGAAACTTAAAATGGTTGAAATTTGGGAATATTCCCATACAGACTGTGGTTTCTATTTTCCTGATCGCATGTATTATCATAGGGTATTACCCCGAACTGTCTTACGTCGAACCATTTCCATCATTTTCTATTAAAATTGTTTCTTTTTGGATGTTAGGTTTTGGAGCATTGTTTCTTGGCCTATCACTTTTTTATTCAAAACCATGGTGTAAAATATGTCCTACAGGTTTTGTTATTGATAACTGTAAGAAAAAAACATCGAGAGATATAAAAGACTATAAAATTATATGA